From the Gammaproteobacteria bacterium genome, one window contains:
- a CDS encoding YmfQ family protein, whose protein sequence is MSAAQYLSQAKALLPRGKLWQSLARIGSTFSDLLEGIVQEFARIDTDAEALLDEMDPLTVTNTIDAWEQFYGLPDSCGDAPGTLDERRDALLARAAPAGKMHRPHLVNQAAVMG, encoded by the coding sequence ATGAGCGCCGCACAGTATCTGAGCCAGGCCAAAGCGCTGCTGCCACGCGGCAAGTTGTGGCAATCGCTGGCGCGCATTGGCTCGACGTTTTCCGATTTGCTGGAGGGTATTGTCCAGGAGTTTGCACGCATCGATACCGATGCCGAGGCGCTGCTGGACGAGATGGATCCGCTCACTGTTACGAATACGATCGATGCCTGGGAACAGTTTTATGGTTTGCCGGACAGTTGTGGCGATGCACCGGGCACCCTGGACGAGCGCCGCGATGCATTGCTGGCCCGGGCCGCGCCCGCCGGCAAGATGCACCGCCCGCATCTGGTGAACCAGGCAGCGGTGATGGG
- a CDS encoding baseplate J/gp47 family protein: MARPTLTALIDRIGNDISTKVTGGTKLLTRALLTAIGRAVAGVAHGLYGYIAHTAKQILPDTADSAMLERHAYWKGGGMVKKSAAKSTGTVTFTGGASATILAGTEVHAADGTAYTTNADGTLAAGTVDIVVTAVEGGINDQAAGVTLTLTSPIAGVNSQATVAAGGLTGGTDQETNAQLLERLRQYVAAAPAGGKKDDYVSWALEVAGVTRAWSYPLEDGDGKVKMRFMMDDTYANGIPLAADVTAVQAKLDAEAPAGITPTAAAPVAVVRNMTISVTPNTVAVQAAVQAELADLFRREAEPGGTILLSHIDEAISLAAGETDHTLTVPAADLTHTVSQIGVLGVITWS; the protein is encoded by the coding sequence GTGGCACGACCAACCCTAACCGCACTCATAGACCGCATCGGCAACGATATCAGCACCAAGGTCACCGGCGGCACCAAGCTGCTGACCCGTGCGCTGCTCACTGCCATTGGCCGCGCCGTGGCCGGCGTGGCGCATGGCCTGTATGGCTACATTGCGCACACGGCAAAGCAGATCCTGCCCGACACGGCCGACAGCGCCATGCTCGAACGCCATGCCTACTGGAAAGGCGGTGGCATGGTTAAGAAGTCTGCAGCCAAGAGCACCGGCACGGTGACATTCACCGGTGGCGCATCTGCCACCATCCTGGCTGGTACCGAAGTGCATGCAGCCGATGGCACGGCCTATACGACCAACGCCGATGGCACTCTGGCCGCCGGTACCGTGGATATTGTTGTCACCGCCGTCGAGGGCGGCATCAACGATCAAGCGGCCGGTGTGACATTGACCCTGACCAGCCCGATTGCGGGCGTGAACAGCCAAGCCACCGTGGCCGCGGGCGGACTAACCGGCGGCACCGACCAGGAGACCAATGCGCAGCTGCTTGAACGCTTGCGGCAATACGTCGCCGCCGCACCGGCCGGCGGAAAGAAAGATGACTATGTGTCCTGGGCGCTGGAGGTGGCTGGGGTCACGCGCGCATGGAGTTATCCGCTTGAGGACGGCGATGGCAAAGTCAAAATGCGGTTTATGATGGATGACACCTACGCCAACGGCATCCCGCTTGCAGCGGACGTGACCGCCGTGCAGGCCAAGCTCGATGCCGAAGCACCGGCCGGCATTACACCAACAGCAGCGGCACCGGTTGCGGTAGTACGCAACATGACCATCAGTGTCACGCCGAACACTGTGGCCGTGCAGGCTGCCGTGCAAGCCGAGTTGGCGGATTTGTTCCGCCGCGAAGCCGAGCCCGGCGGCACCATACTGCTGTCGCATATTGATGAGGCGATATCGCTCGCCGCCGGTGAGACCGATCACACGCTTACCGTGCCGGCCGCGGACTTGACTCACACAGTCAGCCAGATCGGCGTGCTCGGAGTTATCACATGGTCATGA
- a CDS encoding phage GP46 family protein has translation MDIAIKQDSHGEFDIDVLRREVEVPTYGLRFTGLDGLDYVNIPDHPNLRHGLTDFSVEIDIMHPHGVNPMWMLGKGDAWLVSGYGIACYQLDPNLDVPTGFYLHDGTTRLNRSHLLKRGVRYKILWVIDRAAGILSQYVDGQHTLDTDISLIGDIGNTNELRIGTHQSAAYNGDYFGVRMYSRVIDATEAAEHAAGVYSNNAGLELWLPFREGQGTKTYDQSGNGHIGSFVGAPSWIYTGTEKRRLTKPEFGLRVSRTANYHYLSVATHPTLDFDIGDFSIETILTVYDVVDSKAIINKGASAGLSGFRFGVNSSRALRALIGDTVAFVEGNISPNGAIELHERLHLVATFDRDGLVRGYINGVETGSFDISAKSGSINSASDLRIGQAYVAGDNVVHAARLYNRLLTPEEVAERYAGQYLDETGLVLHMPIEEGYGTTTADTSGNGHVGTFVGSPEWVITGETELPSESDDLATSDGLDEAILISLFTDARVDDESLLDDPHDKRGHWADTYLDEPIGSKLWLLDRSKITDETLRKAREYAIEALRWMVPAGLAKAVDCSTARIRSDGIGVTVAITLPDDSIYYSNTYEV, from the coding sequence ATGGACATTGCAATCAAACAAGACAGCCACGGGGAATTTGATATCGACGTACTGCGCCGCGAGGTGGAAGTGCCGACGTATGGTCTCCGGTTCACGGGCTTGGATGGCTTGGATTATGTCAACATTCCTGACCACCCGAATCTCAGGCATGGTCTCACCGATTTTTCTGTTGAGATCGATATCATGCACCCGCATGGCGTGAACCCCATGTGGATGCTTGGCAAGGGGGATGCCTGGCTAGTTAGTGGGTATGGTATCGCGTGCTATCAACTGGATCCGAATCTTGATGTGCCAACCGGGTTCTATTTGCATGATGGCACAACCCGATTGAACAGGTCGCACCTTCTCAAACGTGGTGTGCGGTATAAAATTCTATGGGTTATTGATCGCGCTGCAGGTATCTTGAGCCAATACGTGGACGGGCAGCACACGCTCGATACTGATATCAGCCTGATTGGCGATATCGGCAACACCAATGAACTGAGAATTGGCACTCACCAAAGTGCTGCATATAACGGTGATTACTTCGGCGTCCGAATGTACAGCCGTGTCATCGATGCCACCGAAGCCGCCGAACACGCAGCAGGCGTATACAGCAACAACGCCGGGCTGGAACTCTGGCTGCCATTTCGCGAGGGCCAAGGTACAAAGACCTACGACCAATCCGGCAATGGTCATATCGGCAGTTTTGTTGGCGCGCCTTCTTGGATTTACACCGGCACCGAGAAGCGCCGACTGACCAAGCCGGAGTTTGGTTTGCGTGTTAGCAGAACGGCAAACTATCACTATCTTTCAGTCGCAACCCATCCGACGCTGGACTTTGATATCGGTGATTTCAGTATTGAAACCATCCTGACTGTTTATGATGTTGTCGACAGCAAGGCCATTATAAATAAAGGTGCCAGCGCCGGCCTGTCTGGTTTCCGTTTTGGCGTGAACAGCTCGAGAGCATTGAGGGCACTGATTGGCGATACGGTCGCATTCGTTGAGGGCAACATATCACCGAACGGCGCAATCGAGCTTCATGAGCGATTGCACCTGGTCGCAACATTCGATCGCGATGGTCTGGTGCGCGGTTACATCAACGGCGTCGAAACCGGATCCTTTGATATATCCGCAAAATCCGGCTCAATCAATTCAGCATCTGATCTGCGCATCGGGCAAGCCTATGTGGCAGGCGATAATGTTGTGCATGCGGCGCGCTTATACAACCGCCTACTCACACCCGAGGAAGTGGCCGAGCGCTACGCCGGCCAGTACTTGGATGAGACCGGGCTGGTATTGCACATGCCGATTGAGGAGGGTTACGGCACGACCACGGCCGACACATCCGGCAACGGTCATGTGGGCACCTTTGTTGGATCACCGGAATGGGTCATCACCGGCGAGACTGAGCTGCCGAGCGAGAGCGATGACCTGGCGACAAGCGATGGCCTGGACGAAGCGATCTTGATCTCACTGTTTACCGATGCGCGTGTTGATGACGAAAGCCTGCTCGATGACCCGCACGACAAGCGCGGCCACTGGGCCGACACGTATCTCGATGAACCCATCGGCAGCAAGCTGTGGCTGCTTGACCGCAGCAAGATCACAGACGAGACCCTGCGCAAGGCGCGCGAGTATGCGATCGAGGCGCTGCGCTGGATGGTGCCTGCCGGGCTGGCCAAAGCGGTCGACTGCAGCACCGCGCGGATCCGCAGCGATGGCATCGGCGTGACGGTGGCCATCACGCTGCCGGACGATTCTATTTATTACTCGAACACATACGAGGTGTGA
- a CDS encoding phage baseplate assembly protein V, whose product MNLRALQKLLQPLSRRIRLLAGRGMVLLTNSDTKRQTMQVQVGPESTIDDVEHFEPYGFTANAPDGSEAVFLSLGGERSHTVVILVDGKPYRLKSLEKGEVALYDDQGQNIHIKRDGIEVNAKKVTVNSEGDATVNAGGTVDINATGMINLDGDSSDALQGIVQGQCMCAYTGAPHPQVSSNVKATV is encoded by the coding sequence ATGAACTTGCGCGCCTTGCAAAAACTGCTGCAGCCGCTGAGTCGGCGGATTCGCCTGCTGGCCGGCCGCGGCATGGTGCTGCTGACCAATAGCGACACCAAGCGCCAGACCATGCAGGTGCAAGTGGGGCCGGAATCGACCATTGATGATGTTGAGCATTTTGAGCCCTATGGCTTCACTGCCAATGCACCGGATGGCAGTGAGGCGGTGTTTTTATCTTTAGGTGGCGAGCGCAGCCATACCGTGGTGATCCTGGTTGATGGCAAACCCTACCGCCTGAAGTCGCTGGAGAAGGGCGAAGTCGCGCTATACGACGACCAGGGGCAAAACATCCATATCAAGCGCGATGGCATTGAGGTCAACGCGAAGAAGGTCACGGTGAACAGCGAGGGCGATGCAACGGTCAACGCCGGCGGCACTGTGGACATTAACGCCACCGGCATGATCAACCTAGACGGCGATAGCAGCGATGCGCTGCAAGGCATTGTCCAGGGGCAATGCATGTGCGCCTATACCGGCGCACCACATCCGCAAGTGTCAAGCAACGTAAAGGCGACAGTCTGA